From a single Desulfovibrio sp. ZJ209 genomic region:
- the glmU gene encoding bifunctional UDP-N-acetylglucosamine diphosphorylase/glucosamine-1-phosphate N-acetyltransferase GlmU yields MAKPAALILAAGKGTRMRSPRPKVLQELLAEPMLAYVLAALRPLFGEPDDAGGIWAVVGHGAAEVETAFPGLATITQAQQLGTGHALATALPTLQEHGATHVLVVNGDVPLLTPDIVARFLAAAGGAAIAFASLSLDDAGAYGRVVRSGGDVAAIVEAKDFDPALHGEDTGEVNAGLYLLDVEAVARLLPRINNKNKSGEYYITDLVALGIEEGLSVRGVNCGADESLLGVNSPAELARMEDLLRARIVAKLLESGVTLHAPELVRVGPFAEVAPGAELTGPCEIYGHSRVEPGARIESHCILGDSVVRSGARIRSFSHLERAEAGENTVVGPFARLRPGAVLEPGSHVGNFVELKNARLGHGAKANHLSYLGDAEIGAAANIGAGTITCNYDGVHKHRTVIGAHAFIGSNTALVAPVEVGDGALVGAGSVITRDVPAGEMGIARGRQKNLPRRG; encoded by the coding sequence ATGGCAAAGCCCGCCGCCCTCATCCTCGCCGCCGGCAAAGGCACCCGCATGCGCTCGCCGCGCCCCAAGGTGCTCCAGGAGCTTCTGGCCGAACCCATGCTCGCCTATGTGCTCGCCGCCCTGCGCCCGCTTTTTGGGGAGCCGGACGACGCCGGCGGCATTTGGGCCGTGGTGGGCCATGGCGCGGCGGAGGTGGAAACCGCCTTTCCCGGCCTGGCGACAATCACGCAGGCGCAGCAGCTCGGCACCGGTCACGCGCTCGCCACGGCCCTCCCCACCCTTCAGGAGCACGGCGCGACGCATGTGCTCGTGGTGAACGGCGATGTGCCGCTGCTCACCCCTGACATCGTGGCCCGCTTCCTCGCCGCGGCCGGGGGCGCGGCCATCGCCTTCGCCTCGCTCTCGCTGGACGACGCCGGGGCGTATGGCCGCGTGGTGCGCAGCGGGGGCGACGTGGCCGCCATCGTGGAAGCCAAGGATTTTGACCCGGCCCTCCACGGCGAGGACACGGGCGAGGTCAACGCCGGCCTGTATCTTCTGGATGTGGAGGCGGTGGCGCGGCTCCTGCCGCGCATCAACAACAAGAACAAGAGCGGGGAATACTATATCACCGACCTCGTGGCCCTGGGCATCGAGGAGGGCCTTTCCGTGCGCGGCGTCAACTGCGGCGCGGACGAAAGCCTGCTCGGCGTCAATTCCCCGGCCGAGCTCGCCCGCATGGAAGACCTGTTGCGCGCCCGCATCGTGGCGAAGCTGCTTGAAAGCGGCGTCACCCTGCACGCGCCGGAGCTCGTGCGCGTGGGACCTTTCGCCGAGGTCGCGCCCGGCGCCGAGCTCACGGGCCCCTGCGAGATTTATGGCCATTCGCGCGTGGAGCCCGGCGCGCGCATCGAGTCCCACTGCATCCTTGGGGACAGCGTGGTCCGCTCTGGTGCGCGCATCCGCTCCTTCTCGCATCTCGAGCGCGCCGAAGCGGGCGAAAACACGGTGGTGGGACCTTTCGCGCGCCTCCGGCCCGGCGCGGTGCTCGAGCCCGGCTCCCATGTGGGCAACTTCGTGGAGCTCAAAAACGCCCGCCTCGGCCACGGCGCCAAGGCCAACCACCTAAGCTACCTCGGCGACGCGGAAATCGGCGCGGCCGCCAATATCGGCGCGGGCACCATCACCTGCAATTATGACGGCGTGCACAAGCACCGCACGGTCATCGGCGCGCATGCCTTCATCGGCAGCAATACGGCGCTCGTGGCGCCCGTGGAGGTGGGCGACGGCGCGCTCGTGGGCGCGGGCTCGGTCATCACCAGGGATGTGCCCGCCGGGGAGATGGGCATCGCGCGCGGCCGGCAGAAAAACCTGCCGCGCCGCGGCTGA
- a CDS encoding YkgJ family cysteine cluster protein → MPEPDADSLFHCRQCGHCCEGRGGIVVSPADLARLAAFLGLAAEAVAERYGEHSGGKLKIRNGEDGRCIFFIEGKGCAVHEGKPSICRAWPFFRGNIEDPASLAMAKEFCPGIDPEAAHADFARAGRAYLKEHGLLASDPAREANALVLP, encoded by the coding sequence ATGCCGGAGCCCGACGCCGATTCCCTCTTCCACTGCCGCCAGTGCGGCCACTGCTGCGAGGGGCGCGGCGGCATCGTCGTGAGCCCGGCCGACCTTGCGCGGCTCGCGGCCTTTCTCGGGCTCGCCGCCGAAGCGGTGGCGGAGCGCTACGGCGAGCATTCCGGCGGCAAGCTCAAGATCCGCAACGGCGAGGACGGCCGCTGCATCTTCTTTATCGAGGGCAAAGGCTGCGCCGTGCATGAGGGCAAGCCCTCCATCTGCCGCGCGTGGCCCTTTTTTCGCGGCAATATCGAAGACCCGGCGAGCCTCGCCATGGCCAAGGAATTTTGCCCCGGCATCGACCCGGAAGCGGCCCACGCCGACTTCGCCCGCGCCGGGCGCGCCTATCTCAAGGAGCACGGCCTCCTCGCCAGCGACCCGGCCCGCGAGGCGAATGCCCTCGTGCTTCCCTGA
- a CDS encoding peptidylprolyl isomerase produces the protein MPIQNGDTIRVHYTGTLSDGTVFDSSKEREPLEFTLGAGSLIPGFEAAVAGHEPGETVTVTIPPAEAYGEADPELVFTVARAQVPPHIPLEVGTPLQLSNEQGQMDVTITEVGPDEITLDANHPLAGKELTFEIEILDKK, from the coding sequence ATGCCCATCCAGAACGGCGACACCATTCGCGTCCACTATACAGGCACCCTTTCCGACGGCACGGTCTTCGACTCCTCGAAGGAGCGCGAACCGCTGGAGTTCACCCTCGGCGCAGGCTCGCTCATCCCCGGTTTCGAGGCGGCCGTGGCGGGCCACGAGCCCGGCGAGACCGTCACCGTGACCATCCCTCCGGCCGAGGCCTATGGCGAGGCCGACCCGGAGCTCGTCTTCACCGTGGCCCGCGCCCAGGTGCCCCCGCACATCCCGCTGGAGGTGGGCACCCCGCTCCAGCTCTCCAACGAGCAGGGGCAGATGGACGTGACCATCACCGAGGTGGGCCCGGACGAAATCACCCTTGACGCCAATCACCCGCTGGCCGGCAAGGAGCTCACCTTCGAGATCGAGATCCTCGACAAGAAATAG
- a CDS encoding alpha/beta hydrolase family protein has protein sequence MGKLLERRKAVSHFEKLPGSGSIEHCTMSSDILGENKEFSVYLPSGYEEGAGRYPVLYLLHPAGGTHETWIRQGQLPQVADNAIRSGMALPMIIVLPDGSGVEESHMGRRLGFFSVPGWDYEAFFRTELIPLLDSAYRTRTERCSRAIVGASMGGEAAIAYAQKHPGLFGAACALSGLLGHPEQSRMAHTDKDYAASLLANDPLAFVKNASPEAVEQLKTVRWYADCGDSDFFYEGNVEFFLAMKSRGVPLAYRMRSGAHNWHYWVTGLSPVLQFLSVGFAAGA, from the coding sequence GTGGGAAAACTCCTCGAAAGACGCAAGGCCGTGAGCCATTTTGAAAAGCTGCCGGGGAGCGGCTCCATCGAGCATTGCACCATGAGCAGCGACATACTGGGAGAAAACAAGGAGTTTTCGGTCTACCTGCCTTCAGGATATGAGGAGGGCGCGGGGCGATATCCCGTGCTCTACCTCCTGCATCCGGCCGGGGGCACGCATGAGACGTGGATACGGCAGGGGCAGTTGCCGCAGGTGGCCGACAACGCCATCCGCTCCGGCATGGCGTTGCCCATGATCATCGTGCTGCCGGATGGCAGCGGTGTGGAAGAGTCCCACATGGGCAGGCGCCTGGGCTTTTTCTCCGTGCCCGGCTGGGACTACGAAGCCTTTTTCCGCACCGAGCTCATTCCGCTGCTGGACTCGGCCTACCGCACGCGCACGGAGAGATGCTCCCGCGCCATCGTGGGCGCCTCCATGGGCGGGGAGGCCGCCATCGCCTACGCGCAGAAACATCCCGGCCTCTTTGGGGCCGCCTGCGCGCTGAGCGGCCTGCTGGGCCACCCGGAGCAGAGCCGGATGGCGCACACCGACAAGGACTACGCCGCGTCGCTCCTTGCCAACGATCCCCTCGCCTTTGTGAAAAACGCAAGCCCCGAAGCCGTGGAACAATTGAAAACCGTCCGCTGGTACGCGGACTGCGGCGACAGCGACTTCTTTTATGAAGGCAATGTGGAGTTCTTCCTCGCCATGAAGAGCCGGGGCGTCCCGCTGGCCTACAGGATGCGCAGCGGCGCCCACAACTGGCATTACTGGGTCACGGGCCTCTCGCCCGTCCTCCAGTTTTTGTCCGTGGGCTTTGCCGCCGGGGCGTGA
- a CDS encoding tellurite resistance/C4-dicarboxylate transporter family protein, with the protein MNSVGSRFFALVKGMAPANFAMVMSTGILSLALLRLGCPSGARLLHGVNACLYVALWALLLLRLLRSPGAVAADFTSHLRGPGFLTIVAATAIFGTQSVVLARDPAAGARLFCLGALCWAIILWGVFSAIFTRAAKPPLACGVNGTWLLATVSTESLVILGAALGAPQGWDADSVYFCLCALFLVGVILYIFVIVGIFLRFCFTDMTAGDSEPTYWINASAAASTALAGTALMGRAGAAPLLALLQPYISGITLLAWATASWWVPMLALLGLWRHCVKGYPYAYTPTYWSMVFPLGMYTVCTAAVSDAYGVPALMAVPRGFIFLALGAWCLTLAGLILSRGRILLMGPAPAPQGVCSVEKAPPPAHDADNGAVKPGMR; encoded by the coding sequence ATGAACAGCGTCGGCAGCCGGTTCTTCGCGCTGGTGAAAGGCATGGCGCCCGCCAACTTTGCCATGGTCATGTCCACGGGCATCCTTTCCCTGGCCCTCTTGCGGCTGGGCTGCCCTTCGGGCGCGCGCCTCCTCCACGGCGTCAACGCGTGCCTGTACGTGGCCCTGTGGGCCCTGCTCCTCCTCAGGCTCCTCCGCTCCCCGGGCGCCGTCGCCGCGGACTTCACGAGCCACCTCAGGGGCCCGGGCTTTCTCACCATCGTGGCGGCGACGGCCATTTTCGGCACGCAATCCGTCGTGCTCGCGCGCGACCCCGCGGCAGGCGCGCGGCTCTTCTGCCTCGGGGCTCTCTGCTGGGCCATCATCCTTTGGGGGGTGTTTTCCGCCATCTTCACGCGCGCGGCCAAGCCCCCGCTCGCCTGTGGCGTCAACGGCACATGGCTTCTGGCCACGGTGAGCACCGAGTCCCTCGTCATTCTCGGCGCGGCCCTCGGCGCCCCGCAAGGCTGGGACGCGGATAGCGTGTATTTTTGCCTCTGCGCGCTGTTCCTCGTCGGGGTCATCCTCTATATCTTTGTCATCGTGGGCATTTTTCTCCGCTTCTGCTTCACGGACATGACCGCCGGGGATTCCGAGCCCACCTACTGGATCAACGCCAGCGCCGCCGCCTCCACGGCCCTCGCCGGCACGGCGCTCATGGGGCGCGCGGGCGCGGCCCCGTTGCTGGCGCTGTTGCAGCCCTACATCTCGGGCATCACGCTGCTCGCGTGGGCCACCGCCTCGTGGTGGGTGCCCATGCTCGCGCTCCTGGGCCTCTGGCGCCACTGTGTCAAGGGCTATCCTTACGCGTACACCCCCACCTACTGGAGCATGGTCTTCCCGCTCGGCATGTATACGGTGTGCACCGCTGCGGTTTCCGACGCCTATGGCGTGCCGGCGCTCATGGCCGTGCCCAGGGGCTTCATTTTTCTGGCGCTCGGGGCCTGGTGCCTCACGCTGGCGGGGCTCATTCTTTCGCGCGGGCGCATCCTGCTCATGGGGCCGGCGCCGGCCCCGCAAGGGGTGTGCAGCGTGGAAAAGGCCCCGCCGCCCGCGCACGATGCGGACAACGGGGCCGTAAAGCCGGGGATGCGCTGA
- a CDS encoding glutamine synthetase III, whose protein sequence is MSSNTGRHSAIQAITTYKPDVAPLNFADTRPTDIFGCNVFNDRVMRERLPKEVYRSLHKTIAFGERMDPSIADTVAAVMKDWAIEKGATHFTHIFYPLTGQTAEKHDSFLMPDGTGGVIAEFSGSMLIRGEPDASSFPSGGLRSTFEARGYTAWDVTSPAYIMENPNGTFLCIPTMFLSWTGVALDKKTPLLRSNQAVNREAQRLLALFGIETDLPILSYAGLEQEYFFIDHNFNFARPDIQIAGRSLFGARPAKGQEFSDQYFGVIPQRVLSCMMEVERELYKLGVPVRTRHNEAAPSQYEIAPLYEPSNLAVDHNHIIMSTLRNVAKRYGLKCLLHEKPFSGVNGSGKHVNYSLGNSELGSLFDPGETPHANAKFLVFCAAMIRAVHKFGGLLRATVASASNDHRLGAHEAPPAIMSIFLGDQLTEVFEAFRAGRAEDAANGRQRRIMNVGVDTLPPLPTDPGDRNRTSPVAFTGNRFEFRAVGSGQSAAGSITALNVMMADSLGFAADWLERETAAGADFNAAVESFITHVMEEHSAVIFNGDGYSDVWHQEARRRGLPDLRTTPEALPELTNPEVVRIYEKAAVLRRDELRARQEIYLEQYCKTVRTEANLVIRMARTIIFPAGMRYQGELAATAGRLRDLGMDCRTTTLEHVTTSLRRLEDATAKLETALAACGERGEGLDAAEHYCNDVLPLMLEVREHADALETMVADDLWALPNYQEILFGK, encoded by the coding sequence ATGAGCAGCAATACCGGGCGCCACAGCGCCATCCAGGCCATCACCACCTACAAGCCGGACGTGGCGCCGCTGAACTTCGCGGACACGCGCCCCACGGACATCTTCGGCTGCAACGTGTTCAACGACCGCGTCATGCGCGAGCGCCTGCCCAAGGAGGTCTACCGCTCGCTGCACAAAACCATCGCCTTCGGCGAGCGCATGGACCCCTCCATCGCGGACACCGTGGCCGCGGTCATGAAGGACTGGGCCATCGAGAAGGGCGCCACCCACTTCACGCACATCTTCTACCCGCTCACCGGGCAGACCGCCGAAAAGCACGACAGCTTCCTCATGCCCGACGGCACGGGGGGCGTCATCGCCGAGTTTTCCGGCTCCATGCTCATCCGCGGCGAGCCGGACGCCTCCTCCTTCCCCTCGGGGGGCCTGCGCTCCACTTTCGAGGCGCGCGGCTACACGGCCTGGGACGTGACGAGCCCGGCCTATATCATGGAAAACCCCAACGGCACCTTTTTGTGCATCCCCACCATGTTCCTCTCGTGGACAGGTGTGGCGCTGGACAAGAAGACGCCGCTCTTGCGCTCCAACCAGGCGGTCAACCGCGAGGCGCAGCGCCTCCTCGCGCTCTTCGGCATCGAGACGGACCTGCCCATCCTCTCCTATGCCGGGCTGGAGCAGGAATATTTCTTCATCGACCACAATTTCAACTTCGCCCGGCCGGACATCCAGATCGCCGGGCGCTCGCTCTTCGGCGCAAGGCCCGCCAAGGGCCAGGAATTCAGCGACCAGTACTTCGGGGTCATCCCGCAGCGCGTGCTCTCCTGCATGATGGAGGTGGAGCGCGAGCTCTACAAGCTCGGCGTGCCCGTGCGCACCCGCCACAACGAGGCGGCGCCCAGCCAGTACGAGATCGCTCCGCTCTATGAGCCGAGCAATCTCGCCGTGGACCACAACCACATCATCATGTCCACCCTGCGCAACGTGGCCAAGCGCTACGGGCTCAAGTGCCTGCTCCACGAAAAGCCCTTCAGCGGGGTCAACGGCTCGGGCAAGCATGTCAACTATTCGCTCGGCAACAGCGAGCTCGGCAGCCTCTTTGACCCCGGCGAAACGCCGCACGCCAACGCCAAGTTCCTCGTGTTCTGCGCGGCCATGATCCGCGCGGTGCACAAGTTCGGGGGCCTTTTGCGGGCCACGGTGGCGAGCGCCAGCAATGACCACCGTCTGGGCGCGCACGAGGCGCCGCCGGCCATCATGTCCATCTTCCTTGGCGACCAGCTCACCGAGGTCTTCGAGGCCTTCCGCGCCGGGCGCGCCGAGGACGCGGCCAACGGCCGGCAGCGGCGCATCATGAACGTGGGCGTGGACACCCTGCCCCCCCTCCCCACCGACCCGGGCGACCGCAACCGCACGAGCCCGGTGGCCTTCACCGGCAACCGCTTCGAGTTCCGCGCGGTGGGCTCCGGGCAGTCCGCGGCGGGCTCCATCACGGCGCTCAACGTGATGATGGCCGATTCCCTCGGTTTCGCGGCCGACTGGCTGGAGCGGGAGACCGCCGCCGGCGCGGATTTCAACGCCGCCGTGGAGTCCTTCATCACCCATGTAATGGAGGAGCACAGCGCGGTCATCTTCAACGGCGACGGCTATTCCGATGTCTGGCACCAGGAGGCCCGGCGCCGGGGGCTGCCCGATTTGCGCACCACGCCCGAGGCCCTGCCGGAGCTGACGAACCCGGAGGTGGTCAGGATCTATGAAAAGGCGGCGGTGCTTCGGCGCGACGAGCTGCGCGCCCGGCAGGAAATCTATCTCGAGCAGTACTGCAAGACCGTGCGCACCGAGGCCAACCTCGTCATCCGCATGGCGCGGACCATCATCTTCCCCGCGGGCATGCGCTACCAGGGCGAGCTCGCGGCAACGGCCGGCCGCTTGCGCGACCTCGGCATGGACTGCCGCACCACGACCCTTGAGCACGTGACCACGAGCCTGCGCCGGCTTGAGGACGCCACGGCCAAGCTCGAGACCGCGCTCGCCGCCTGCGGCGAACGGGGCGAAGGCCTTGACGCGGCGGAGCACTACTGCAACGATGTGCTTCCGCTCATGCTGGAAGTGCGCGAACACGCGGACGCGCTGGAGACCATGGTCGCCGACGACCTTTGGGCGCTGCCCAACTACCAGGAGATTTTGTTCGGCAAATAG
- a CDS encoding Tim44-like domain-containing protein, with the protein MKISALFAALVILLAAFALALPDSAEAARMGGGRSFGSRPYMSTPAQRPAMRQQAPAANARNAQATAQRPGMFGGMGGLFGGLLAGTLLGSLLSGNGLGGGGGIIDILLIGLLIYVGLKLFARFRNRQSQEPAPAGGIFGAGRQDLTNDSPNQPFARSNTQASGWDALRNLTGQGSQPPAAEPAVDVPAGFDTEEFLRGAKVAYTRMQQAWDRRDLDDIAQFATPAVMEALREQMAADPNPGKTEIMLVNAQLLGAEAEGDDQRAQVFFDVLLRERPDQDAPSSAREVWHFLREGVGGTWKLDGIQQVE; encoded by the coding sequence ATGAAGATCAGCGCCCTTTTCGCAGCCCTTGTCATCCTCCTTGCCGCTTTCGCGCTCGCCCTGCCCGATTCCGCCGAGGCCGCCCGCATGGGCGGCGGCCGCTCGTTCGGCAGCCGGCCCTACATGAGCACACCCGCGCAGCGGCCGGCCATGCGCCAGCAGGCCCCGGCGGCCAACGCCCGCAACGCGCAGGCCACAGCGCAGCGCCCCGGCATGTTCGGCGGCATGGGCGGCCTCTTCGGCGGTCTCCTCGCCGGCACCCTGCTCGGCTCCCTGCTTTCGGGCAACGGGCTCGGGGGCGGTGGCGGCATCATCGATATCCTCCTCATCGGCCTGCTCATCTATGTGGGCCTCAAGCTCTTTGCGCGCTTCCGCAACCGCCAGTCGCAGGAGCCGGCCCCGGCGGGCGGCATTTTCGGCGCCGGCCGCCAGGATCTCACCAACGACAGCCCGAACCAGCCCTTCGCGCGCAGCAACACCCAGGCCTCCGGGTGGGACGCCCTGCGCAACCTCACCGGCCAGGGCAGCCAGCCCCCGGCGGCGGAACCGGCGGTGGACGTGCCCGCGGGCTTTGATACCGAAGAATTCCTGCGCGGCGCCAAGGTGGCATATACGCGCATGCAGCAGGCCTGGGACCGCCGCGACCTCGACGACATCGCCCAGTTTGCCACCCCGGCCGTCATGGAAGCCCTGCGGGAGCAGATGGCGGCCGACCCGAACCCGGGCAAGACCGAGATCATGCTGGTGAACGCCCAGTTGCTCGGCGCCGAAGCCGAGGGCGACGACCAGCGCGCCCAGGTGTTCTTCGACGTGCTCCTGCGCGAACGCCCCGATCAGGACGCCCCCTCCTCCGCGCGCGAGGTCTGGCACTTCCTGCGCGAAGGCGTGGGCGGCACCTGGAAGCTCGACGGCATCCAGCAGGTGGAGTGA
- the groL gene encoding chaperonin GroEL (60 kDa chaperone family; promotes refolding of misfolded polypeptides especially under stressful conditions; forms two stacked rings of heptamers to form a barrel-shaped 14mer; ends can be capped by GroES; misfolded proteins enter the barrel where they are refolded when GroES binds) encodes MSAKEILFDVKAREKLARGVDKLANAVKVTLGPKGRNVVLEKSFGAPVITKDGVTVAKEIELDDKFENMGAQLVKEVASKTSDAAGDGTTTATILAQAIYHEGIKLVAAGRNPMAVKRGIDKGVDALIAELANLAKPTRDQKEIAQIGTISANSDATIGNIIAEAMSKVGKEGVITVEEAKGLETTMDVVEGMRFDRGYLSPYFVTNAEKMICEMDNPYILLTEKKISSMKDMLPVLEQVAKVNRPLLIIAEDVEGEALATLVVNKLRGALQVVAVKAPGFGDRRKAMLQDIAVLTGGTVASDDTGTKLESMTLNELGTAKRIVVDKDNTTIVDGAGKPDAIKARVKQIRAQIEETTSDYDREKLQERLAKLVGGVAVVHVGAATEVEMKEKKDRVEDALNATRAAVEEGIVPGGGTALIRVSKVLNDIKPADDDELAGVSIVRRAIEEPLRQIAHNAGFEGSIVVEKVRAGKDGFGFNAATGEYEDLIKAGVIDPKKVTRTALQNAASVASLLLTTECAIVEKPEPKKDMPGMPGGMGGMGGMDGMY; translated from the coding sequence ATGTCTGCCAAGGAAATCCTTTTTGATGTCAAAGCCCGTGAAAAACTCGCCCGCGGCGTGGACAAGCTCGCCAACGCCGTGAAAGTGACCTTGGGCCCCAAGGGCCGCAACGTCGTGCTGGAAAAGTCCTTCGGCGCGCCGGTCATCACCAAGGACGGCGTGACGGTCGCCAAGGAGATCGAGCTTGACGACAAGTTCGAGAACATGGGCGCCCAGCTCGTGAAGGAAGTGGCCTCCAAGACCTCCGACGCCGCCGGCGACGGCACCACCACCGCCACCATCCTCGCCCAGGCCATCTACCATGAGGGCATCAAGCTCGTGGCCGCCGGCCGCAATCCCATGGCCGTGAAGCGCGGCATCGACAAGGGCGTGGACGCCCTCATCGCCGAGCTCGCCAACCTGGCCAAGCCCACCCGCGACCAGAAGGAAATCGCCCAGATCGGCACCATCTCCGCCAATTCCGACGCCACCATCGGCAACATCATCGCCGAGGCCATGTCCAAGGTGGGCAAGGAAGGCGTCATCACGGTCGAAGAGGCCAAGGGCCTTGAGACCACCATGGATGTCGTGGAAGGCATGCGCTTCGACCGCGGCTACCTCTCGCCCTATTTCGTGACCAACGCGGAAAAGATGATCTGCGAGATGGACAATCCTTACATCCTGCTCACCGAGAAGAAGATCTCCAGCATGAAGGACATGCTGCCCGTGCTTGAGCAGGTCGCCAAGGTGAACCGCCCGCTGCTCATCATCGCCGAGGATGTGGAAGGCGAAGCCCTCGCCACGCTCGTGGTCAACAAGCTGCGCGGCGCCCTGCAGGTGGTGGCCGTCAAGGCCCCGGGCTTCGGCGACCGCCGCAAGGCCATGCTGCAGGACATCGCCGTGCTCACCGGCGGCACCGTTGCCTCCGACGACACGGGCACCAAGCTCGAGAGCATGACCCTGAACGAGCTCGGCACGGCCAAGCGCATCGTGGTGGACAAGGACAACACCACTATCGTCGACGGCGCCGGCAAGCCCGATGCCATCAAGGCCCGCGTGAAGCAGATCCGCGCCCAGATCGAGGAGACCACTTCCGATTACGACCGCGAGAAGCTCCAGGAGCGCCTGGCCAAGCTCGTGGGCGGCGTCGCCGTGGTCCATGTGGGCGCGGCCACCGAAGTGGAAATGAAGGAAAAGAAGGATCGCGTGGAGGACGCCCTCAACGCCACCCGCGCGGCCGTCGAGGAAGGCATCGTTCCTGGCGGCGGCACGGCCCTGATCCGCGTTTCCAAGGTGCTCAACGACATCAAGCCCGCCGATGACGACGAGCTCGCCGGCGTGAGCATCGTGCGCCGCGCCATCGAGGAGCCCCTGCGCCAGATCGCCCACAATGCCGGCTTTGAAGGCTCCATCGTGGTCGAGAAGGTGCGCGCCGGCAAGGACGGCTTCGGCTTCAACGCCGCCACCGGCGAATATGAAGACCTCATCAAGGCCGGCGTCATCGACCCGAAAAAGGTGACGCGCACGGCCCTGCAGAATGCCGCTTCCGTGGCCTCGCTGCTCCTCACCACGGAGTGCGCCATCGTCGAGAAGCCCGAGCCCAAGAAGGACATGCCCGGCATGCCCGGCGGCATGGGTGGCATGGGCGGCATGGACGGCATGTACTAG
- a CDS encoding DnaJ domain-containing protein: protein MRRPSRQLSLKECYEVLRLEKGADLQAVKRAYRRRAFELHPDLNPGNPEAGRQFQLLNEAYVALTALLKPEEDARRAAEAQKKAAGGATEGDGAQGRAEAGSEEPKGGAEQAAHNREGERAQKAYAEQDVLRDLLNDPFARRVFEDIYSELNRQQTGPRPSPDEGARQARARQPRREPPPRKEAPPRQNTKLHQGNIAWGTPNWNRDLNKGVTGVVKDWLRRQIDEEQTLRLPAAHLAPGRRIRLQIRRGLSDELHTVEVTLPQDFTPGKPVRLKGLGKRVGPWQGDLYLTIYNE from the coding sequence ATGCGCCGACCGTCCCGCCAGCTCTCTCTCAAGGAATGCTACGAGGTCCTGCGCCTGGAAAAAGGCGCTGACCTTCAGGCTGTCAAGCGCGCCTACAGGCGCCGCGCCTTTGAGCTGCACCCGGACCTCAACCCGGGCAATCCCGAGGCCGGGCGGCAGTTCCAGCTGCTCAACGAGGCCTATGTGGCGCTCACGGCCCTGCTCAAGCCTGAGGAGGACGCGAGGCGCGCAGCGGAAGCGCAGAAAAAGGCGGCAGGCGGCGCCACAGAGGGCGACGGCGCCCAAGGCAGGGCCGAAGCCGGCTCAGAAGAGCCGAAGGGCGGAGCCGAACAGGCGGCCCACAACCGCGAGGGCGAGCGGGCGCAAAAGGCCTATGCCGAGCAGGACGTGCTCCGCGACCTGCTCAACGACCCCTTTGCGCGGCGCGTATTTGAAGACATCTACAGCGAGCTCAACCGCCAGCAGACCGGCCCAAGGCCCTCGCCGGACGAGGGGGCGAGGCAGGCCCGGGCGCGGCAGCCACGGCGTGAGCCGCCGCCGCGAAAGGAAGCCCCGCCCAGGCAGAACACCAAGCTGCACCAAGGCAATATCGCCTGGGGCACGCCCAACTGGAACCGCGACCTCAACAAGGGCGTCACCGGCGTCGTCAAGGACTGGCTCCGGCGCCAGATCGACGAGGAGCAGACCCTGCGCCTGCCGGCCGCGCATCTTGCCCCGGGGCGGCGCATCCGCCTCCAGATACGGCGTGGCCTTTCGGACGAGCTGCACACGGTGGAAGTGACCCTGCCGCAGGATTTCACGCCGGGCAAGCCCGTGCGCCTCAAGGGCCTCGGCAAGCGCGTGGGCCCGTGGCAGGGCGATCTCTACCTCACCATCTACAACGAATAG
- the groES gene encoding co-chaperone GroES, giving the protein MKLKPLNDRVLVKRLESEEKTAGGLYIPDTAKEKPSKGQVVAVGPGKMDENGKRIPMAVKPGDEVLFNKYAGTEVKLDNVDHLVMREEDILAIID; this is encoded by the coding sequence ATGAAGCTCAAACCCCTCAATGACCGTGTCCTGGTCAAGCGTCTTGAATCCGAGGAAAAGACCGCCGGCGGTCTGTACATTCCCGATACCGCCAAGGAAAAGCCCTCCAAGGGGCAGGTCGTGGCCGTGGGCCCGGGCAAGATGGATGAGAATGGCAAGCGCATCCCCATGGCCGTCAAGCCGGGCGACGAAGTGCTCTTCAACAAGTATGCGGGCACCGAAGTCAAGCTGGACAACGTGGATCATCTCGTCATGCGTGAGGAAGACATCCTCGCCATCATCGACTAA